The nucleotide sequence CCCAACACCAAGTAGCAAAACCGTAAACGCCATCGCCACTCCAAACGGAATTTTCGTGGACTGCGTACTATCCAGCGATACTTCCGATCCGGGCATCCGCAATTGAAAAAAAGCCTCCAATATGCCGACGATGTTGCGTAACGTCGCCAGCAGCCGACCCTTCCAAATTACTACCGCCAGCGCCATCACCCCTGCAACCAGCACCGTTCCCATCAGGACATTGACGAGTTGTCCGGGCCCGAGGCAAGCGCCGAGGGCTCCAGCCAGCTTCCAGTCC is from Acidobacteriota bacterium and encodes:
- a CDS encoding prepilin peptidase, which produces MLGPWIPAVLTAICAGILDGRYRRIPNWLTVSGLVAGIGTNAILFGWEGIKNALLGSALGLLLLLPFVLLRSLGAGDWKLAGALGACLGPGQLVNVLMGTVLVAGVMALAVVIWKGRLLATLRNIVGILEAFFQLRMPGSEVSLDSTQSTKIPFGVAMAFTVLLLGVGKATGKF